The Gossypium hirsutum isolate 1008001.06 chromosome D03, Gossypium_hirsutum_v2.1, whole genome shotgun sequence genomic interval AATCAACCATTCGAGATTACACTatccaagcatccatcattcaagCTGATTTACTCCTCGATAAATTAAACATATTCAAAACACTACCATCTTTAATTCCCACCCTCAACATGCAATTTTAGACTAAGTATTTGCTAAACTTGATATGAACTAGCCAAATCAATCTACAAACCATATAACATGCCTAACAATCAACTCACCGTTTAAAATTCTTTAAGCAATCTCGCTATTTCAAATGATCCAAATTATAACATACCAATCATTCATGAATAAAATCATTACTTTCATAGCATCATCTTGACCAAGATATGCCTCATTTGGTTTCATACCATAAGTTATAATCAACTCAACCATTAAGTACACGAGACTACCAAATCCTAAAATACCTAAATACATACTAGGGACTTTTAAGTACATGCCACATAGTCTAGCTTCAAAATGACATTATAACTACCGTTTTAAGATAGTGTGTACTCTGCTGATCTGACTCGACAGTTTTACGAAGTGAAAATCTATAAGGAAAGTAAACAACTAAGGTAAGCTCAACTTAACTATCCTTTGGCATATTATGACATATCTATACATGCAACAATATCACAAATTGAATGCATTAGTTGCATTTTCGAATATTAAGTACTGTAAACATTTAAACAAAGTCATGTAGCAATCTATATGTCAAGAATCATTAataccattttatttttatttcatgatttaaattcCATTTCCAATCAATTGAACATTGTCCCATGGACCTATAGTAAAACGGACTCGGATACACAGGAAtaagttgctcacacaagctaacagtATATTAGGGTTCctcacacaagttgacattaTTAGAGTTGCTCACGCAAGCTAACATTATATTGAGGTTACCCATCTAGGCTAAACCTACGATACGTATAACTCGTGaatctacaaaaaaaaatactaGATCTCGTAATAACATGTAAAATCTCTGATTAATTTTTCGTATGACCCTAATGGCATGCCATACATATCTTAACATTTTACCAAGTTCATTCAAGCATAATTTCCTTATACTTAACTATACCAATTCTTGTACataatttcatttctcattttcgaGTCATGTAATCATTCAATAATCATATTTACATCTTGTACTATTTCCATGTAGCCTATATTTACGTGAATTTGTAATTCAGTCCATTTCAAGATATGTGCTAAATTCACTAATTCTACTTAattctaatatataaatataaattcaagtacaattcatacataaaataaaatagaatggtAAATCCCATATGAACTTACGTGTTCAAAATATGTAAAGCGCATACTTTAAGGGCTAATCCGTAATTTTAGATTTTTCTCGATCAACTCCACTTcgatttggttcttgatctaaataatcattttatatcatcaatcaATATTAAATATCTCCATACTATGCTATGATATGCATGAACGcttataaatacaattttttatgaccctaaaattttacattttatttaatttagtccctaaactcgagaTAGTTCATGtacaattttgatatttatctttttcttttttaatttgataattgaaGTTCAATAATAATATCGTTAAAGAATTCGTTAAATCAGATTATATGACTTTTTTTCTATAAATTGCTTATGTAGCTAAGCATGAAAAGCTTAATAGTGTCGTTTCTAAGTAGAGTGAGAGtctatgtttttttttacatGACTTCCACGtggttttaatttggtcatttaaataattcttttaaatgcCACATAAttcgattaaattttaaaaattaaaaataaaataactaaatttcaaatgcgTAAAGAGTACATTGACTAAGAGTACAATTAgatcttttataattaaatttaaatgaaaaatcttCTTTATTACTTAAATCGAATTAGGTCAGTCCAAACTAAACTTGTCAGGCTATCTACCCAAGTTTGAAAATCTGCCCAAATTTGAAGGGTTCCAACAAAAATATGAGGCCCCACAAATAGGGTtagacaaaaataattaagcccaTTAAAAATATGGGTTGGACTCAAGTTAAAACATTTAAGGTCTAAGCCTAGTTCAAACTAACCCATTTTATAAGTTTCTAATATATTATGTTGTTTTACATTTATACATTGAGAATCAACTTATATTAGGATGATCTTAAAATATTATTCTGTACTCAATCACGTATGATGTCATCTCTATTTTAAATTTAGGGGAAAATGTTAGAAACTATATGCcggaaaaaaaaacataacaaaatataaataaaattttaaaatgcttaaatcaataattaaaattttaaaaaaatcgataAAAATCATAAGcacaaattgaagaaaaaaactaaaattaaccattaaaaatctagaaaaaaaaactagtaaaaaattaaaatttgaaaaatttataaCCACCATTCGTGgttttttcaatttatgaaatttaattaaatatttaaaaattaaaattaaaaaataaaaattacctccttaaaaattaaaagaattaaaaaaattaattgcatCAAAATAAAATACGATATGAAAGCAAAGAAATaaaagaggattaaatttaaaagaaaaaatgaaataatttaaaaagtataaaggaagaaaacatatttgcttatttattaaaatttttaatttgttaagtaatttaattaaagttaaattacgTAAGAGAAGTTATTAAATATGAATGAaggtttttatacttttaaaagtTGATATGGTCATTGGTTATGCGGGTACTCCTTAAAAGTCAATAAGGAAACGATATTTCGCATCGAAGCTCGAGCGATTCTTGAAGATTTATGTATTGCATTGGAAAAAAGTTACAGACAATTGGAGATGGAATGCGACAATGCACTACTTGTAGAGTCCGTTCTTACAGGTAGTGCTGTCAGTAGTAACCTAACTGAATTGTGTTTAATCAATAGTTATCTTAGGAGGAATTGGAAGACAAGAATTCATCACATTCATAGATCTCAGAATATGACTGCTAATCAAATGACGAAATGTACTTATGATAATCAGTTTGGGTTGAAGCTTTTCAAAGATCCCCAATTTCGATTCAATAGATTTTACAATCCAATGGTGATTTTTTCAATAGAGTTGTTTGATCTCATTGTTTTTGTCTAATGCTGTTTatttctactaaaaaaataagtttcgattaaccatttacaaatataaatggATTTGCGCAAAACTTGAGACCGATATTTTGATTCGAACTTAGCTTTAGTAAAGCATAAAGTGTATTAATATCATACACAAACCTAATCTAATTTGACTCTACCCGACCTATGAATACCTCTAAAACTAGTATATAAAAATTCCTTTGTCTAGGGTTAGGCCAGGCAAGCATCTGGGGATGGCCAAAATTTCTTGGATCAGGGTTTCAACTCGACCATATTGAGTCAGTCTCCTTTGAATCGGGTTTCGGTGCGGGTCTCTTATTCTCCAATTAGTCGGGGCGGGACAGGATCGGAAGCTTTTAAAAATGAATACCCGGACTATTCAATATGCTTCGTTCCATTTTCTCGAAAAATTAATACAAGTGGTAGTAAAACCAGCTACAACAGTCGTCGTCTCTAATCCCCTACTGTCCATTTTTTTCATAGAATTTTACAAAAAACCAGACCATGGCATATGCATCAAATCATTTGCTAAGGTGTGTGGTCTGAACCTAAGACAGTGAATGTTTCCTACTTACGGAGGGAGTGGACTTCGTTTCTTCGGGGCTCTCCGACGTATCGCTGCTGCTGATTTCACCGTTTCTTTCCTTACTCGATTTGAGTTTCGAGAATATTTTCGACATGGCCAAACCTTTCATTCTACTCACCGCCACCCTTTCGATGTCGGTTTTGGCCGTGCCATTTCTGTTTGTTTCGCCGCTTAATCTTAGAGTTGTAAGCTCCCCTTTCAAAGCCTTGATGTCCTCGGCTGTTGGCACCGAATCCCAATCCTCTTCAGTGTTGGTTGTTGTGGACCTTGAGCTACCGTGAGACCCTCCGGGGAGAAGGGCTCTAATGGACCCCGGAAGATCGGGGGTGCTACTGCCGGAGGACGTTGTGGCTCTGGCTTGCTCGAAGAAAAGAACCTGCACGACGACACGTAATGGAAGCCTCTCGTTTTGCACAGCATGCATGCAGGCCTCAGCCGATAGCTTCTTGCAGTCCATTAACCTGCATATTCTCTTTCTCTCACTTTTGCTGATTCCCGGGTGTTCCTATAAAAACGAAAAAAAGAGATTAAAGACGGATTTCCCAGCAGTAAAAACCAAAGCCGAGATGCTTAGAAATTACCTTCAGATACATGTCTATGCCACGGTAAAGTCCGTCATGACAAGGTCTCGAGACGCTTGATACAATTTCAGCAAGGTTAACGAAATTTGAAACCGGTAAATTCGGATCTCGAGCAATTTCAGCTAGGTAGCCGTCAATTAGCTTCGCTACCAACACTTTAGAAGCATCCGGTCCAAACTTGGGACTTCTAGTACTCTCCAGGAATTCTTTCTTAACAGGGTCGGTTCGAGAAATGTGGGTCATAAACGAGGCGACTAAGTTATGAACTATATCGACATCGTATATTGTTGCTTCTTCAGCTGGAGCACGAATCAAAAGATCGGTCACGGTTGCCTCGGGAAGCTGCTGACTGATTCTCCTCATCAACTCGTTTCTTTCTGTTTCTCCACAATCCAATAAAATGGCTGCTCTTAACAACCTAAGCAAGAAGCTACAAGAAACGGTTCCTTTCTCGGCTGGCAGCAGCCACACGATGGTCTCCACTAATGACCGATACTTTACTATATCATTATTTGGGATCATACCCTTGCTAAAACCCGGCAATCTTCTCATCGTGTATGCATTTAGTGCTTCTCCGATTACATCACCCGAAACTCTGCCTTTTGTTTTAATTGTCGTTATCACACGCTTGTATAAATCGATACGAAGCTCACAAAGATCTTCCACCCACCAATCCTTTGGAACGGTTTGTTGTTTTCTTACACCATTCCATTGCGGACTGTTTCCATTTTCAGACGGGAGCTTTTTCCTATTATAAGTGTATGACCATTCCACCATGGAAGTATCAATTGAAGCCTTGGAAGCTATAGAATCGAGGCTGCGGCTAACCACCTTTAATTCCTCGGACCACGGGAGTAGAGATTTTGTTGATTGAAGAACAGTGATGGAATCTTTCCAGCTCCGGAATATACTCGAATTGAGGAAAACGTCGATTTTATAGATAAGGTTTCCTTTCTCAACGGTTTCGTACATCTCAAGGTACTCCGCGGCACATCGAGCAGCAACGACATTGTACGCGTTGAGAGTGACCGTCATGCCGTAACAGAACTTAGCACATATTTCGAAAGCTCCAGGTCCGCCCGGTATGTCTTGAATGTGGAGTTCATCACCGTTCTCGTCATTCGACGTCGCGACCAGCTTTTGCAAACGTGCACTTTTAGATAACAACGGAAACTACAGAAACATTATAGATGTTAGCAATCAATACACAGAAATACAGACAAAATTAAACCGTCCCATCAGAACCACAACGTATTTGCCTACTTAACGAGTTTGGACCTTGAAATTACAAGAATGGAGTATATGATCCTTTGCGTAATGGTGGATTGATGATGGTTCATACCTTATGACAGTAGAATTTCACATCCCCAACATTAACAACTATGTCAGTTGCCAACTCGGTTGCAACATACCTGAACATTAATATTTGCAGACTTATGTCAGCATAAAATCGAAGCCCAAATATCAGCAGAATTAGGACAAAACTTCAGAAACATAACATTGTTTTGCCGCATCATAACAAACGAGGAACAACAATAAACAAGGGGTTCCACAAGGTAAAGGCAGTTAGGTCCCTATAATTATGAATAGAACCGAAGCATCCTAAAGCTATGTTACTCGGACTCAAGTATGAGTGCCGGATTCTAAGTTATTCCATGTGTTTGAAGGGATTCGAGGGTTATAGTCCGAAACCATATACGGATATGCATTAGATACAAGTTTAACATATGCCTCAAAAGCACGAATGCTTGCCAAACATACTCAACCGATTTAACTTTTACCCGAAACCATTTCTGGCAAGTCCTAATGTCGGAGCTGAAAATTACAAAGGCAAGGCAAGTAACAGGAGTGCTAATCAAAGAGCATATGCATATACCAGAAAAACTCACCTGATATGATCACCATCAGTCTGAAATGAATCAGGCTTGGATCCCAGTTTCATAAACTTCATCTTGATAAAGAAAAAATCGAAACTTTACTCTCTTTCGAGCACTCGAAAACTTCACCTCTGCTTCTTCGATCTACAAATATATCCTATATGAACAAAGATACAATATCTCAAACCATGGAAAGCATATGGATCAAAAGAGAAAAATCGTGTGCATTTCATAGTATGACCGAATCTTTGACACAAAATAAGGGGTCAAAAGCTGAGAAATGACCCCTCCAAAGAAATGGGGCTAATGTTACTTCCTCACAAAGGGGGCTAAAGAGACTTGGACAAACACATGgttataacatatataaattctCAGAAAACCAGACACCCCCACTTGGTCAAAACTGACACCACCGCCCTCTTCCTTTTActtgtttatgtttttttttttttgtattaccAAGAACATTTATGGTCCACAAAAACCCCTAAACCTCCCTCAAGAATCTAAGATTTTTAAACCCTTTCTTTTGCTCCCTAAACACAAGTGATCATCAATTCCAATAAAATTGTTCTAAAGTGATGAGACTGGTTAAACTTTATCAAAAACTGATAAAAAAATTGGCATCACATCAACAAAGATCATGTGTTTCATTGTGAACGATTTAAGAACAAAACAAAGCAAACCAAAGTGCTTGATTCacatttataaaaaaagaaaacatgaacatgAACAAGAAGAAGATGCATACCTTGAGGGGTtcactagaaaaaaaaaactttaaaatgtcCCAAATCTTAACATTTCCCActaataaaaaaacccaaaatctcAAACACTAATCCCTCTCATATAACAATGGTTTCCCTTTAAAAATCCAAACCTTTTTCCTTAAAAACCCAAACTTGAGAGCACTAGTTCCTTTTGGGGTTTTGCAGGAAAAAtatatcaacttttttttttataattcaccTTTGTAAAGCaagaaactttgaaaaaaaaaaaggagaccCCACTAATGTGATGGATTTGAATCTTTGTTTATTGGTATTTGGTTTCACTGTCTGCAATGTAAGAATGAAAATGCACGCCAAGTCTGACATGAATAACTTTGTTGCTCCCTTTATTGTTTACAAACTTCACTTTCACTTGGTTTTAGTGTGGTGTGAGATTAAAACAATCCACTGTTTATTAGATAACGACCCATCCATCCCCATCACGTACTTTGATAATAATGCAATCCACCTCATTTCTTTgctcttccttttcttttttacatgtatttttggagataatttaacatttaatcctttaatttgatgaatttttattttggtccttgAATTTCTTTTATTCACATCCATCTTCGAACTTGACcacttttcttaatttagtccctaaatttggaTTCCTTTAAAGTGTG includes:
- the LOC107932576 gene encoding BTB/POZ domain-containing protein NPY4, whose translation is MKFMKLGSKPDSFQTDGDHIRYVATELATDIVVNVGDVKFYCHKFPLLSKSARLQKLVATSNDENGDELHIQDIPGGPGAFEICAKFCYGMTVTLNAYNVVAARCAAEYLEMYETVEKGNLIYKIDVFLNSSIFRSWKDSITVLQSTKSLLPWSEELKVVSRSLDSIASKASIDTSMVEWSYTYNRKKLPSENGNSPQWNGVRKQQTVPKDWWVEDLCELRIDLYKRVITTIKTKGRVSGDVIGEALNAYTMRRLPGFSKGMIPNNDIVKYRSLVETIVWLLPAEKGTVSCSFLLRLLRAAILLDCGETERNELMRRISQQLPEATVTDLLIRAPAEEATIYDVDIVHNLVASFMTHISRTDPVKKEFLESTRSPKFGPDASKVLVAKLIDGYLAEIARDPNLPVSNFVNLAEIVSSVSRPCHDGLYRGIDMYLKEHPGISKSERKRICRLMDCKKLSAEACMHAVQNERLPLRVVVQVLFFEQARATTSSGSSTPDLPGSIRALLPGGSHGSSRSTTTNTEEDWDSVPTAEDIKALKGELTTLRLSGETNRNGTAKTDIERVAVSRMKGLAMSKIFSKLKSSKERNGEISSSDTSESPEETKSTPSVSRKHSLS